Proteins found in one Oncorhynchus mykiss isolate Arlee chromosome 3, USDA_OmykA_1.1, whole genome shotgun sequence genomic segment:
- the LOC110516644 gene encoding persulfide dioxygenase ETHE1, mitochondrial, translating into MCSIVNRLKPALAYTLRLQTTGHLRKVPAHMGPGLRTSKQPLESVIIRPYCARMELGKGPFFRQLFESVSSTYTYLLADTESREAVLIDPVLETVDRDLKLIEELGFNLKVAVNTHCHADHITGTGQLKNRLFGMKSAISKHSGASADILLSEGDKISFGKHCLTVRETPGHTDGCVTLVTGDQSMAFTGDTLLIRGCGRTDFQQGCSRRLYESVHQKIFTLPPQCLVFPAHDYKGQTASTVGEERRFNPRLTKSVEEFVDIMTNLNLPKPAKIDIAVPANLVCGLHEV; encoded by the exons ATGTGTTCAATTGTAAACCGACTGAAACCTGCTCTGGCCTACACGCTGCGCCTCCAAACAACCGGGCACTTGCGTAAAGTTCCAGCCCACATGGGCCCGGGCTTACGCACCAGCaagcagcctctggaatcagtcaTCATACGACCTTACTGCGCCAGGATGGAGTTGGGAAAAGGGCCTTTCTTCAGGCAG CTTTTTGAGTCGGTGAGCAGCACCTACACCTATCTGCTGGCTGATACAGAGAGCAGGGAGGCAGTCCTCATTGATCCCGTACTGGAGACAGTGGACAGGGATCTGAAACTCATAGAGGAACTGGGTTTCAACCTGAAAGTTGCAG TGAACACTCACTGCCATGCAGACCACATCACAGGCACGGGACAGCTGAAGAACAGGCTGTTTGGGATGAAGAGTGCCATCTCCAAGCACAGCGGGGCCAGTGCAGACATCCTGCTATCAGAGGGAGATAAGATCAGCTTTGGCAAACAT TGTCTGACGGTGAGGGAGACTCCAGGACACACAGACGGCTGTGTGACGTTGGTGACAGGGGACCAGAGCATGGCTTTCACTGGGGACACACTGCTAATCAGGGGCTGTGGAAGGACAGACTTCCAGCAGG GCTGCTCTAGGAGGCTCTATGAATCAGTCCACCAGAAGATCTTTACATTACCTCCTCAGTGTCTCGTCTTCCCTGCACATGACTACAAAG GTCAGACGGCCTCCACAGTGGGCGAGGAGAGGAGGTTTAACCCCCGCCTGACCAAGAGCGTGGAGGAGTTTGTGGATATCATGACCAACCTGAACCTCCCCAAGCCTGCTAAGATAG ATATTGCGGTGCCTGCAAACCTGGTGTGTGGACTCCATGAGGTTTGA